The Arachis hypogaea cultivar Tifrunner chromosome 14, arahy.Tifrunner.gnm2.J5K5, whole genome shotgun sequence genome has a segment encoding these proteins:
- the LOC140172982 gene encoding toll/interleukin-1 receptor-like protein: protein MASKSSSGSIPPPPRACTYHVFLSFRGEDARGRFTSHLYDALNRKGITTYRDDNNLRKGNVISDELLKAIEESMFAIIVLSPNYASSTWCLDELCKILDCKNKLGLQMVTVFYGVEPSVVRHQIGTFQKAFKKHKKRHDREKVQRWREALKQVADYSGWTSKNQ, encoded by the coding sequence ATGGCATCCAAGTCCTCTTCTGGTTCAATTCCACCACCACCAAGAGCATGCACCTATCACGTGTTCTTGAGTTTCAGGGGTGAAGATGCTCGCGGACGATTCACTAGCCATCTCTATGACGCCCTCAACAGAAAGGGAATCACAACCTACAGAGATGATAACAATCTTCGCAAGGGTAATGTTATTTCAGATGAACTCCTCAAAGCAATTGAAGAGTCTATGTTTGCAATCATAGTTCTGTCACCAAACTACGCTTCATCCACATGGTGCTTGGATGAGCTCTGCAAGATCCTTGATTGCAAGAACAAGCTGGGGCTACAAATGGTGACAGTGTTCTACGGTGTGGAACCTTCTGTTGTGAGGCACCAAATAGGAACCTTTCAGAAAGCTTTCAAGAAGCACAAAAAGAGACACGACCGTGAGAAGGTTCAAAGATGGAGGGAAGCGTTAAAACAAGTTGCTGATTATTCTGGATGGACCTCAAAAAATCAGTAA